The following are encoded in a window of Telmatobacter sp. DSM 110680 genomic DNA:
- a CDS encoding metal-sulfur cluster assembly factor: MLTEPEIFAALRDCFDPEVKLNLVDLGLIYSIETGPDPDSAPAWPRQWVKVTMTLTTQACPASGLIFEQVHNRLATIPDISKVEVNLVWEPKWTPHRISEAGRKQLGL; the protein is encoded by the coding sequence ATGCTGACTGAACCTGAGATCTTCGCCGCTCTCCGCGACTGCTTCGACCCCGAAGTGAAGCTGAATCTCGTTGACTTGGGCCTGATCTACTCCATTGAAACCGGCCCCGACCCCGACTCAGCCCCGGCATGGCCGCGCCAGTGGGTCAAAGTCACCATGACGCTGACCACGCAGGCTTGCCCGGCATCGGGGCTGATCTTCGAGCAGGTTCACAACCGGCTCGCTACCATCCCCGACATCAGCAAAGTTGAAGTGAATCTAGTGTGGGAACCCAAGTGGACCCCGCATCGCATCAGCGAAGCGGGTAGAAAACAACTGGGACTCTGA
- a CDS encoding polyprenyl synthetase family protein has product MPSDVKSLIQEGAELTDRALETVIPTVDTVPASIHGAMRHSVFAGGKRLRPVLAMQAAVTIAGSLPCGIERLGAAIEMLHTYSLIHDDLPALDNDDLRRGKPTCHVAFGEAIAILAGDALQTRAFEILAGLDTAPAATVQIIGLIANAVGTVDGMIGGQVLDIESEHLKPTPELVEAIHRAKTGALIRVSVVAGGVYAGAAADDVARLDTFGRKAGLAFQIVDDVLDMTVDSAHLGKTAGKDLATEKATWPAVYGIEQSRRDAATLIDEAFAALKPYGSRADGLKSVARYLVERKN; this is encoded by the coding sequence ATGCCATCCGATGTGAAATCGCTGATCCAGGAAGGTGCGGAGCTCACAGATCGCGCTCTTGAGACGGTCATCCCCACCGTCGATACGGTTCCCGCTTCGATCCACGGCGCCATGCGCCACTCCGTCTTTGCCGGCGGCAAGCGCCTGCGCCCTGTCCTCGCGATGCAAGCCGCTGTCACCATCGCCGGCTCGCTTCCATGCGGCATTGAGCGCCTTGGCGCAGCCATTGAGATGCTGCATACCTACTCACTGATCCACGACGACCTGCCCGCGCTCGACAATGACGATCTGCGCCGCGGCAAGCCCACCTGCCATGTGGCCTTCGGTGAAGCTATCGCCATCCTCGCCGGAGACGCGCTGCAGACCCGCGCCTTTGAAATCCTCGCCGGCCTCGATACCGCGCCCGCCGCAACCGTGCAGATTATCGGCCTGATCGCAAACGCCGTAGGAACCGTCGACGGCATGATCGGGGGCCAGGTGCTCGACATCGAGAGCGAACACCTCAAGCCCACACCAGAACTCGTTGAAGCCATCCATCGTGCCAAAACCGGGGCGCTCATTCGCGTCAGCGTGGTTGCAGGCGGAGTTTATGCCGGTGCCGCCGCGGATGATGTCGCCCGTCTTGACACTTTTGGTCGCAAAGCAGGCCTCGCCTTCCAGATAGTCGACGACGTGCTCGACATGACCGTGGATTCCGCCCACCTCGGCAAGACTGCTGGCAAGGACCTAGCCACTGAGAAAGCCACATGGCCAGCCGTCTACGGTATCGAGCAGAGCCGACGCGACGCCGCAACGCTCATCGACGAAGCCTTTGCTGCCCTGAAGCCATACGGCTCCCGTGCTGACGGCCTCAAGTCCGTAGCCCGGTACCTGGTCGAACGCAAGAACTGA
- a CDS encoding penicillin acylase family protein: MSAAPTRRRHWLRIILFTAVWIVIIVVALSGLGILWLRSAAKSALPILDGDIHLASQGAPTLSAPVTVRRDQHGVPHIDAATQEDMFVAQGYVTAQDRLWQMDAFRRNANGELAEVMGPSLLRHDKAQRMFQFRNTAHRIYASLPPAERARYEAYARGVNLYITQHQDSLPPEFHLLHYKPEPWTGADSISIGMMMVDMLDTHWYTKLSREKIAAKLNNPKLESDLYPVGSWRDHPPTGELLDLSQPHPQPPGTSNDEDDERTVTRTMPVPDWPTPMGAPSMRGIFAHGWGSTNPPIDSCRDCTPGSNNWVIDGKHTASGKPLLSNDMHLGLNEPNIWYMADLRAPGYHTAGVTLPGMPFVIAGHNEHVAWGFTALYGDVQDLYIEKLDGKGNFQVADGSWKPLNVNHEIIRVRSRKDFAYDVRLTDHGPLLDPLFTRDSRAIALKWTLYDTTLNSIPLYGLNTASNWTEFSSALSQWCWPTQNVVYSDDQGHIGYHAVGRIPMRSAGITDKPVLDAVHGWQGYIPFDDMPNAFDPPSGFLATANSRVTPDKSKYPITDEWADPYRAERISKLLQGRDNLKPADMLATQTDIYSEMDQEFGHRLSYAIDHTANADDQLRKAADLMRSWDGRLTTDSAAASLVTQARYALRIMLLEPKLGAEDAENYEWSESNFAVEEIVMRSNPAWLPSAYKDWDAFLADAVRRGMIIGHATTNVSQWTYGSWHVVDIEHPLSNFLPYVGRIAGTGEQPLSGDTTTVKQVGRSFGPSQRFTMDWNNIDGSTENIVLGESGNPYSPYFRDQWDDYYNGRTFALPFTPTAVTSNTRHTLRLLP, from the coding sequence ATGAGCGCTGCGCCCACCCGCCGGCGCCATTGGCTGAGGATTATCCTCTTCACCGCAGTGTGGATTGTGATCATCGTTGTAGCTCTCAGCGGTCTGGGCATTCTCTGGCTCCGCTCGGCCGCGAAATCTGCTCTTCCCATCCTCGACGGCGACATCCATCTCGCCTCCCAGGGCGCGCCAACTCTGTCCGCTCCCGTCACTGTCCGCCGCGATCAACATGGCGTCCCTCACATCGACGCTGCCACGCAGGAGGACATGTTCGTCGCGCAGGGTTACGTAACCGCGCAGGACCGCCTGTGGCAGATGGACGCCTTCCGCCGCAACGCCAACGGCGAACTCGCCGAGGTTATGGGACCATCACTGCTCCGCCACGACAAGGCACAGCGCATGTTTCAATTCCGCAATACCGCACACCGCATCTACGCTAGCTTGCCGCCCGCGGAGCGCGCCCGCTACGAAGCCTATGCGCGCGGGGTGAACCTCTACATCACCCAGCATCAGGACTCGCTGCCTCCTGAGTTTCATCTTCTCCATTACAAACCGGAGCCGTGGACTGGCGCCGACTCGATCAGCATCGGCATGATGATGGTCGACATGCTCGATACGCATTGGTACACCAAGCTTTCGCGCGAGAAGATCGCAGCAAAGCTCAACAACCCCAAGCTGGAGTCTGACCTCTACCCCGTCGGCTCTTGGCGTGATCATCCGCCCACCGGCGAACTGCTCGACCTTAGCCAGCCGCATCCTCAACCGCCCGGCACCAGCAACGACGAAGACGACGAGCGTACCGTCACGAGAACAATGCCTGTTCCAGACTGGCCCACACCCATGGGTGCCCCGTCCATGCGCGGCATTTTCGCGCATGGGTGGGGAAGCACTAATCCGCCAATCGACTCCTGCCGCGACTGCACTCCCGGCTCGAATAACTGGGTAATCGACGGCAAGCACACTGCGAGTGGAAAGCCGCTGCTTTCAAACGATATGCACCTCGGACTGAACGAACCAAACATCTGGTACATGGCCGACCTGCGCGCACCCGGCTACCACACTGCGGGAGTTACGCTACCCGGGATGCCCTTCGTGATCGCCGGACACAACGAACACGTTGCCTGGGGATTCACCGCGCTTTACGGAGACGTTCAGGATCTTTACATCGAGAAGCTCGATGGAAAGGGCAACTTTCAGGTTGCAGACGGGAGCTGGAAACCGCTCAACGTCAATCATGAAATTATTCGTGTCCGTAGCCGCAAGGACTTCGCCTACGATGTGCGTCTGACAGACCACGGACCGCTGCTCGATCCTCTCTTCACCAGAGATTCGCGCGCCATCGCTCTCAAGTGGACGCTCTATGACACCACGCTGAATTCCATTCCTCTCTACGGACTGAATACCGCATCGAATTGGACCGAATTCTCCTCCGCACTGTCGCAGTGGTGCTGGCCCACGCAGAACGTCGTCTACTCCGACGATCAAGGTCACATCGGTTATCACGCTGTCGGCCGCATTCCGATGCGTTCCGCAGGGATCACAGACAAGCCAGTGCTTGACGCCGTGCATGGTTGGCAGGGCTATATCCCCTTCGACGACATGCCCAACGCCTTCGACCCGCCCTCAGGCTTTCTTGCAACCGCCAACTCGCGTGTCACACCAGACAAATCCAAGTACCCGATCACGGACGAGTGGGCCGACCCCTACCGCGCCGAACGCATCTCCAAGCTCCTCCAAGGCCGCGACAACCTCAAGCCGGCCGATATGCTCGCCACCCAGACCGACATCTACAGCGAGATGGACCAGGAGTTCGGCCACCGACTCTCGTATGCCATCGACCACACTGCCAACGCCGATGACCAACTCCGCAAGGCCGCCGACCTCATGCGCAGTTGGGATGGCCGCCTCACCACTGATTCCGCTGCCGCATCGCTCGTGACCCAGGCTCGCTATGCGCTACGCATCATGCTGCTCGAGCCAAAGCTGGGCGCGGAAGACGCCGAAAACTACGAATGGTCGGAATCCAACTTTGCCGTAGAAGAGATCGTGATGCGCTCCAACCCCGCGTGGCTTCCATCTGCCTATAAAGACTGGGACGCCTTCCTCGCCGATGCTGTTCGCCGCGGAATGATAATAGGCCACGCCACCACCAACGTCTCTCAATGGACATACGGCTCCTGGCACGTCGTCGACATCGAACATCCGCTCTCGAACTTCCTGCCCTACGTAGGCCGCATCGCGGGAACCGGAGAGCAACCGCTAAGTGGCGACACCACCACCGTCAAACAAGTAGGCCGCTCCTTCGGTCCATCGCAGCGCTTCACCATGGACTGGAACAACATCGACGGCTCAACCGAAAACATCGTCCTCGGCGAGAGCGGCAATCCCTACAGCCCCTACTTCCGCGATCAGTGGGATGACTACTACAACGGCCGTACCTTCGCGCTTCCCTTCACCCCCACGGCCGTGACCTCTAACACGCGGCACACCCTCCGCCTCCTGCCATGA
- a CDS encoding S41 family peptidase, whose translation MRLFRMLIVMFMLCAMLSGHESFAQNLDRVDREIAEDMLKDVSDDVNKNYFDPTLHGLEWNSLVQKARANIDNAHDMEEAIAQIEGLLQLLHDSHTSFIPPQHGNNFDYGWRFKVIGSRTYITEVHAGSDAEKQGVHVGDEVLAINGFKVNRESAHLLHSAMETYLPLSSVDVKLRDGEGHVRDLRLLASVKKQPAIAGLSSWDPHEMRIKAQDAWENARAESVELSPDLMAIRIPAFFQTGHDVDALFAKARTHKRLIIDLRGCRGGRVDSVHTYLEHVFSHDVSIGKLVERGKVTPQTIKGNAKNAFTGDLVVLVDSETASGGEIFSRVVQLEQRGTILGDHTSGLTMESISIPHHAGMHPVYLYGTSVTIADTVMADGKSLEHIGVSPDQTFLPSPADLVAHRDHVLSFAASLLGVQINPDQAAKVFVREKP comes from the coding sequence ATGCGCCTGTTCCGAATGTTGATCGTCATGTTTATGTTGTGCGCGATGCTTTCAGGGCATGAGAGTTTTGCTCAGAACTTAGACCGCGTTGACCGTGAAATCGCCGAAGACATGCTCAAAGACGTGTCAGACGACGTCAACAAGAACTACTTTGACCCCACTCTCCATGGCCTCGAGTGGAATTCGCTTGTTCAGAAGGCCAGGGCAAACATTGACAATGCGCACGATATGGAGGAAGCCATCGCGCAGATCGAGGGCCTGCTTCAGTTGCTGCACGACTCCCACACTTCCTTTATTCCTCCCCAGCACGGGAATAATTTCGATTACGGCTGGCGGTTCAAGGTCATTGGTAGCCGGACGTATATCACAGAAGTTCACGCCGGGAGTGACGCAGAGAAGCAGGGCGTTCACGTGGGCGATGAGGTGTTGGCGATCAATGGCTTCAAAGTGAATCGGGAATCTGCCCACCTTCTCCACTCCGCCATGGAAACGTATCTTCCGCTCAGCAGCGTCGATGTTAAGCTGCGCGACGGTGAAGGCCACGTTCGCGACCTGCGGCTGCTGGCGTCAGTCAAGAAGCAACCAGCCATTGCGGGACTCAGTTCGTGGGACCCCCACGAGATGCGCATCAAGGCCCAGGATGCGTGGGAAAACGCGCGGGCCGAGTCGGTAGAACTCAGTCCCGATTTGATGGCCATTCGAATCCCAGCATTTTTCCAGACCGGCCATGATGTCGACGCCCTGTTTGCCAAAGCTCGGACCCACAAGAGGTTGATCATCGATCTGCGAGGGTGCAGGGGTGGCCGGGTCGACTCGGTTCACACGTATCTTGAACACGTCTTCAGTCACGATGTGAGCATCGGTAAACTGGTCGAGCGCGGCAAGGTGACTCCCCAAACGATAAAGGGCAATGCCAAAAACGCATTCACCGGCGACCTGGTTGTGCTGGTTGACAGTGAAACGGCATCCGGTGGAGAGATCTTCTCCCGTGTGGTGCAACTGGAGCAACGCGGCACTATACTCGGCGATCACACTTCGGGCCTGACCATGGAATCGATTAGTATTCCGCATCACGCAGGCATGCATCCGGTCTACCTCTACGGCACCTCAGTGACTATCGCTGATACCGTCATGGCCGACGGAAAAAGCCTTGAACACATAGGCGTATCACCCGACCAGACCTTTCTTCCCAGCCCCGCGGATTTGGTCGCTCACCGTGATCATGTCCTGTCTTTTGCGGCGAGCTTGCTGGGTGTTCAGATAAACCCCGATCAGGCCGCCAAAGTATTCGTTCGCGAAAAGCCTTGA
- a CDS encoding CPBP family glutamic-type intramembrane protease: MDVRDRQSDPPALPGTPQNTPASPNSFDVSSAIVGPHGIRAGWLVLLFYCLFRLFVYILSAIVYAAAPDLVGSEVSPLTALLSELVPFFAMIAAGAIMLPVAQRRLADYNLRDTRAVRHFVGGTAIGLVSLSALVGSLELGGWAHIGRESLSLSRILTYAGLWALTFLLVGCVEEGVFRCYAQATLVRGINFWWALAMVSGLCLYARMFVSGDCTWGVCAFAALGILPCFLLHLKSAENSRFWQAAWATSTGFGFVHTLNHGENWIGIFAAAFIGFAFCVSIKVTGSAWWAIGCHAAWDWAETYLWGTADSGFVAPGHVFGTSPSGNPLWSGGTDGPEGSLLIIPIVLLMLAWLVVIYRRPRPAEISAPAATEQLAS; this comes from the coding sequence ATGGACGTGCGAGACAGGCAGTCAGATCCTCCAGCACTCCCCGGCACGCCTCAGAACACTCCTGCAAGTCCGAATTCGTTCGATGTCTCCTCGGCCATCGTCGGTCCGCACGGCATACGCGCCGGCTGGCTGGTGCTGTTGTTCTATTGCCTGTTCCGGCTGTTTGTTTACATTCTCAGCGCTATCGTCTATGCGGCGGCACCGGATCTCGTCGGATCGGAAGTGTCGCCACTGACGGCGCTTCTTTCAGAGCTCGTCCCGTTTTTCGCGATGATTGCAGCAGGCGCCATCATGCTTCCCGTCGCCCAACGGCGGCTAGCAGATTACAACCTGCGAGACACGCGAGCGGTGCGCCACTTCGTCGGTGGCACGGCCATCGGCCTGGTATCGCTTTCGGCGCTGGTCGGTTCTCTCGAACTCGGGGGATGGGCCCACATCGGTCGCGAGTCTTTGAGCCTATCCAGAATCCTCACATACGCCGGTCTATGGGCCTTGACATTTCTACTCGTAGGCTGCGTGGAAGAGGGAGTGTTTCGCTGCTACGCGCAGGCTACGCTCGTGCGCGGTATCAATTTCTGGTGGGCGCTGGCGATGGTTTCAGGCCTCTGCCTGTACGCTCGCATGTTCGTCTCCGGCGATTGCACTTGGGGCGTCTGTGCTTTCGCGGCGCTCGGGATCCTTCCATGTTTTCTGCTGCATCTGAAGAGTGCCGAGAACTCCCGGTTCTGGCAAGCCGCCTGGGCCACGTCCACAGGCTTCGGGTTCGTTCACACGCTCAACCATGGCGAGAACTGGATCGGCATCTTCGCGGCGGCATTCATTGGTTTCGCATTCTGCGTCAGCATCAAGGTCACTGGTTCGGCATGGTGGGCCATCGGGTGCCACGCAGCATGGGATTGGGCCGAAACCTATCTCTGGGGCACGGCTGACAGCGGCTTTGTTGCCCCCGGACATGTCTTTGGCACTTCGCCTTCCGGTAATCCTCTATGGAGCGGAGGCACCGACGGGCCGGAGGGCAGCCTGCTCATCATTCCCATCGTGCTGCTGATGCTGGCTTGGCTGGTTGTCATCTATCGCCGGCCGCGGCCTGCCGAAATCTCCGCTCCCGCCGCCACCGAGCAGTTAGCAAGCTGA
- a CDS encoding DHH family phosphoesterase — protein MRVKVFYHDKCFDGACSASLFTRFHRECIAPDAAYEYHGLVHRAGALFDESEFTGDENAIVDFKYSASPRITWWFDHHLSAFLTPQDHENFLACQKDPVCGSRKFFDPNYTSCTSFLAYIASTKFGFNTEPVKDLIYWANIVDGALYESAEAAVEMAAPAMKLTLIIESTQDPEFIPRLIPLLTEMPLSEVLAQPFVASLLPPLLERHAEGIELIRSRSEEVDGTIFFDITDRQVEGFNKFIPYYLHPKATYSIGLSKSSFRTKVSVGSNPWTKADPAKMVNLAQVCERYGGGGHARVGAISFPPDQADKARQAAAEIVAELRAKNPMA, from the coding sequence TTGCGGGTTAAAGTCTTCTATCACGACAAGTGCTTCGACGGGGCCTGCTCCGCATCGCTTTTCACGCGTTTTCACCGGGAGTGCATTGCCCCGGACGCCGCGTACGAGTACCACGGCCTGGTGCACCGCGCTGGCGCGCTCTTTGACGAGAGCGAGTTTACGGGCGATGAAAACGCGATCGTTGACTTCAAGTATTCGGCGTCGCCCCGGATCACCTGGTGGTTCGATCACCATCTTTCCGCATTCTTAACGCCGCAGGATCACGAAAATTTTCTGGCCTGCCAGAAGGACCCGGTGTGCGGTTCCCGGAAATTTTTTGATCCGAACTACACGTCGTGCACCAGCTTTCTGGCTTACATCGCATCCACCAAGTTCGGATTCAACACCGAGCCCGTTAAAGATCTGATCTACTGGGCAAACATCGTAGACGGCGCGCTATATGAAAGCGCAGAAGCGGCGGTGGAGATGGCCGCGCCGGCGATGAAGCTGACGCTGATTATTGAATCCACGCAAGACCCGGAGTTTATCCCCAGATTGATTCCACTGCTCACGGAGATGCCGTTAAGCGAGGTGCTGGCGCAGCCGTTTGTAGCTTCGCTGCTGCCCCCTCTGCTGGAACGGCACGCGGAAGGTATCGAATTGATCCGCAGCCGCAGCGAGGAAGTGGATGGCACGATCTTCTTCGACATCACAGACCGGCAAGTCGAGGGATTCAACAAGTTCATCCCGTACTATCTGCATCCGAAAGCCACGTACTCGATCGGTCTTTCGAAATCGAGCTTCCGTACCAAGGTGTCGGTGGGCTCCAATCCGTGGACCAAGGCCGACCCTGCAAAAATGGTGAACCTTGCGCAAGTTTGTGAGCGCTACGGTGGCGGTGGCCATGCGCGCGTAGGAGCCATCAGCTTCCCTCCCGATCAGGCCGACAAAGCGCGGCAGGCGGCCGCGGAGATCGTCGCGGAGCTGCGCGCGAAAAACCCGATGGCGTAG
- a CDS encoding GntR family transcriptional regulator codes for MRLWLNRIGDISLREQLITQIIVGILCHELTPGQRLPSTRDLSRRFGIHANTASAAYRQLESEGWVELRHGSGVFVRTSRPNAPLSPEMAVDQMLGDIATKARKLGVSDAFLKARMRRWLALEPPARWLVIEPDPELLRIVICEMEQAVTLPVVGCGFEECSTSVMLEGSMPATLPSKVLAVRKLLPTGTELVTLQVHPVAPELQAYLQRYMPEHSTDLLGIASRWGDFQRIAQTMLIAAGFAPESLLVRDATKPGWKRGLDTTTAVLCDAAIQHDLPAGTRAIVFRLFDEASIKDLRSHEENLTTPDRN; via the coding sequence ATGCGGCTATGGCTTAATCGGATTGGCGACATTTCACTCCGGGAGCAGTTGATCACCCAGATCATCGTCGGAATTCTTTGTCATGAACTCACTCCCGGTCAACGCCTGCCCAGCACGCGTGATCTCTCCCGTCGCTTCGGCATCCACGCCAACACCGCCAGCGCCGCATACCGGCAGCTTGAAAGCGAGGGTTGGGTTGAGCTGCGTCATGGCAGCGGCGTTTTCGTGCGCACGTCGCGACCTAATGCGCCGCTAAGTCCCGAGATGGCCGTCGACCAGATGCTCGGAGATATTGCGACAAAGGCTCGCAAGCTCGGCGTCTCTGATGCATTTCTGAAAGCCCGCATGCGCCGCTGGCTTGCGCTTGAGCCACCCGCACGCTGGCTCGTGATCGAGCCCGACCCCGAGCTGCTCCGCATCGTGATCTGCGAAATGGAACAGGCCGTCACTCTTCCCGTCGTCGGCTGCGGATTCGAAGAGTGCAGCACGTCCGTCATGCTTGAAGGCTCAATGCCTGCAACCTTGCCCAGCAAAGTTCTCGCGGTCCGAAAGCTTTTGCCGACCGGTACGGAACTCGTTACTCTCCAGGTCCATCCCGTGGCACCGGAGTTGCAGGCTTACCTGCAGCGGTACATGCCTGAACACTCGACGGATCTGCTCGGCATCGCCTCCCGGTGGGGCGATTTTCAGCGCATTGCACAAACCATGCTCATCGCCGCCGGATTCGCGCCTGAATCCCTCCTTGTTCGCGACGCGACCAAACCTGGATGGAAGCGCGGCCTCGATACCACTACCGCTGTGCTGTGCGATGCGGCTATCCAGCACGATCTCCCGGCGGGAACGCGCGCCATTGTCTTCCGCCTCTTCGATGAAGCGTCCATCAAAGACCTACGTAGTCACGAAGAGAATTTGACGACCCCTGATCGGAACTGA
- a CDS encoding 6-pyruvoyl-tetrahydropterin synthase-related protein encodes MDLSRLRRLLGPAIICLAAFIATSPDLMHKTSCGHDFDFHLASWLDAQASWKHGLPYPHWAPSPNYGAGEPRFVFYPPLTWMLGAAFGLIFPWKGVELAITCSFLAATGLATRMLARQAMADAPATLAGCIALFSGYSMFTAFERTAFGELAGGFWIPLLLLLIFRDGNAQGSPWRRALDGSAVSLALVISGAWLSNAPLGVMASYLLAGVALSVALLRRSWAPILRSLVAVTLGLGLTAIYLVPAAVEQKWVQISQATNDPGVAIENSFLFGRHADPNLELHDVELMRVSIIALVMIAFTLVSFFIAWRRGRLPRQRSWWIPLALIPVVVLLLQLPISLPLWNLLPKLRFLQFPWRWLVVTEAPLGIFIAVAIWPTRRWLRVVAIAASTAGFLFITGVTLFLFHQHCDPEDSVRGMLAAFSSGQGFEGADEYAPPGADNSQVAFGLPDACLTTNPSVVLASSDDGNTPQWDPANPHCDAIYTWLRRAGRNSAEHLLLSANIPHAGFLILHLRTYPAWKVNVNGQTVALDAHPIYGSLPRRDDGLMAVPVPRGPVQVDVDWTITGDVVMGRLVSLMSLGYLVIIFLIERKLNAGKSKPNLG; translated from the coding sequence ATGGATTTGAGCAGACTGCGACGCCTTCTCGGTCCCGCCATCATCTGCCTCGCAGCGTTCATCGCCACTTCACCTGACCTGATGCACAAGACCTCGTGCGGTCACGACTTCGACTTCCATCTCGCATCGTGGCTTGACGCGCAAGCCAGTTGGAAGCACGGCCTCCCTTATCCGCACTGGGCGCCCAGCCCCAACTACGGAGCAGGGGAGCCACGCTTCGTCTTCTATCCACCGCTGACATGGATGCTCGGCGCTGCCTTCGGGCTGATCTTTCCGTGGAAGGGTGTTGAGCTTGCGATCACGTGTTCCTTCCTTGCTGCCACTGGTCTCGCTACGCGAATGCTGGCACGCCAGGCAATGGCAGACGCGCCTGCTACTCTCGCCGGTTGCATCGCCCTTTTCTCTGGCTACTCGATGTTCACAGCCTTCGAGCGAACTGCGTTCGGCGAACTCGCCGGTGGCTTCTGGATCCCGCTTCTGCTCTTGCTGATCTTCCGCGATGGAAATGCGCAGGGCTCACCCTGGCGGCGGGCGTTGGATGGCTCTGCAGTATCTCTTGCTCTCGTCATATCGGGAGCGTGGCTCTCCAACGCGCCTCTCGGTGTCATGGCCAGCTATCTGCTTGCGGGCGTCGCTTTATCGGTCGCGCTACTTCGACGCTCGTGGGCCCCGATTCTCAGATCTTTGGTAGCAGTCACTCTCGGCCTCGGCCTGACCGCTATCTATCTCGTCCCCGCCGCGGTCGAGCAGAAATGGGTACAGATTTCGCAGGCCACCAATGATCCAGGCGTTGCGATCGAAAACAGTTTCCTCTTCGGTCGCCACGCAGATCCCAATCTCGAACTGCACGATGTCGAACTGATGCGGGTTTCCATCATTGCCCTCGTGATGATCGCGTTCACGCTTGTTTCCTTCTTCATCGCGTGGCGACGCGGTCGCCTGCCCAGACAGCGAAGCTGGTGGATTCCGCTCGCTCTCATCCCTGTCGTGGTTTTGCTTTTGCAACTCCCCATCTCGCTGCCACTCTGGAACCTGCTCCCCAAGCTGCGCTTTCTCCAATTCCCCTGGCGATGGCTCGTAGTTACGGAGGCTCCGCTGGGCATCTTTATCGCCGTGGCGATCTGGCCAACACGTCGCTGGCTCCGCGTTGTAGCCATCGCAGCATCTACTGCCGGATTTTTATTCATCACGGGTGTCACCCTATTCCTCTTTCACCAGCATTGCGACCCAGAAGATTCGGTAAGAGGCATGCTCGCCGCATTTAGTAGCGGTCAGGGATTCGAAGGTGCCGACGAATACGCACCTCCCGGGGCAGACAATTCGCAAGTGGCGTTTGGACTGCCGGATGCTTGCCTCACCACCAACCCGTCCGTGGTGCTCGCATCCTCCGACGACGGCAATACACCCCAGTGGGATCCCGCGAACCCCCACTGTGACGCGATCTACACTTGGCTGCGCCGCGCGGGCAGGAATTCCGCGGAGCATCTCCTCCTCTCCGCCAACATCCCGCATGCCGGATTTCTCATCCTGCATCTGCGCACCTACCCTGCCTGGAAAGTCAATGTGAATGGCCAGACCGTGGCCCTCGACGCCCACCCGATCTATGGTTCCCTGCCCCGCCGCGACGATGGTCTCATGGCTGTGCCGGTCCCCCGAGGCCCAGTGCAAGTTGATGTCGACTGGACCATCACCGGCGACGTGGTGATGGGACGCTTGGTAAGTCTTATGTCGCTCGGCTATCTCGTGATCATCTTCTTAATCGAACGAAAGCTGAACGCTGGAAAGTCCAAGCCAAACCTCGGTTAA